A genomic stretch from Erwinia sp. E_sp_B01_1 includes:
- the rplM gene encoding 50S ribosomal protein L13 yields the protein MKTFTAKPETVQRDWYVVDATGKTLGRLATELARRLRGKHKAEYTPHVDTGDYIIVLNAEKVAVTGNKRTDKIYYHHTGFVGGIKQATFEEMIARRPERVIEIAVKGMLPKGPLGRAMYRKLKVYAGNEHSHAAQQPQVLDI from the coding sequence ATGAAAACTTTTACAGCTAAGCCAGAAACCGTCCAACGTGACTGGTATGTTGTCGACGCAACAGGCAAAACTTTAGGTCGCTTAGCGACTGAATTGGCTCGTCGCCTGCGCGGTAAGCATAAAGCGGAATATACTCCGCACGTAGATACTGGTGATTACATTATCGTTCTGAACGCTGAGAAAGTTGCCGTAACCGGTAACAAGCGTACTGATAAGATTTATTATCATCACACCGGCTTCGTCGGTGGTATCAAGCAAGCGACCTTCGAAGAGATGATTGCTCGCCGTCCTGAGCGTGTGATTGAAATCGCGGTTAAAGGTATGCTGCCGAAGGGCCCACTGGGTCGTGCTATGTACCGTAAACTGAAAGTTTACGCGGGCAACGAGCACTCCCACGCGGCACAGCAACCGCAAGTTCTTGACATTTAA
- the rpsI gene encoding 30S ribosomal protein S9, with the protein MAENQNYGTGRRKSSSARVFIKPGSGNIVINQRSLEQYFGRETARMVVRQPLELLDMVGKFDLYITVKGGGISGQAGAIRHGITRALMEYDESLRGELRKAGFVTRDARQVERKKVGLRKARRRPQFSKR; encoded by the coding sequence ATGGCTGAGAATCAAAACTACGGCACTGGTCGCCGCAAAAGCTCTTCCGCACGCGTCTTTATCAAGCCGGGTAGCGGTAACATCGTAATCAACCAGCGTTCGCTGGAACAGTACTTCGGTCGTGAAACTGCCCGCATGGTAGTTCGTCAGCCGCTGGAACTGCTGGACATGGTTGGTAAATTCGATTTGTACATCACTGTTAAAGGTGGTGGTATCTCTGGTCAGGCTGGTGCGATCCGTCACGGTATCACACGCGCTCTGATGGAGTATGACGAATCACTGCGTGGCGAACTGCGTAAAGCAGGCTTCGTTACTCGTGATGCTCGTCAGGTTGAACGTAAGAAAGTCGGCCTGCGTAAAGCACGTCGTCGTCCTCAGTTCTCCAAACGTTAA
- the sspA gene encoding stringent starvation protein SspA, with translation MAVAANKRSVMTLFSGPTDIFSHQVRIVLAEKGVSVEIEQVEMDSLPQDLIDLNPYRTVPTLVDRELTLYESRIIMEYLDERFPHPPLMPVYPVARGESRLMMHRVEQDWYSLMRKVENGTAQEADAARKQLREELLAIAPLFARTPFFMSEEFSLVDCYLAPLLWRLPQMGIDLIGAGSKELKGYMTRVFERDSFLASLTEAEREMRLQTRG, from the coding sequence ATGGCTGTCGCTGCCAACAAACGTTCGGTAATGACGCTGTTTTCTGGTCCGACTGACATCTTTAGCCACCAGGTTCGTATTGTCCTGGCGGAAAAAGGCGTCAGCGTAGAGATCGAGCAGGTAGAAATGGATAGCCTGCCCCAGGATCTGATTGACCTCAATCCGTACCGCACCGTTCCTACGCTTGTCGATCGTGAGCTGACGTTGTATGAATCCCGCATCATCATGGAATACCTTGATGAGCGTTTTCCGCATCCGCCATTGATGCCGGTCTACCCGGTGGCTCGTGGTGAAAGCCGTCTGATGATGCACCGTGTAGAGCAGGACTGGTACAGCCTGATGCGTAAGGTTGAAAACGGCACGGCGCAGGAAGCAGATGCAGCACGTAAGCAATTACGTGAAGAGCTGTTGGCGATTGCCCCTCTGTTTGCCCGTACCCCGTTCTTTATGAGCGAAGAGTTCAGCCTGGTTGACTGCTACCTGGCTCCGCTGCTGTGGCGTTTGCCGCAGATGGGTATTGATCTGATTGGCGCTGGTTCTAAAGAGCTTAAAGGTTATATGACTCGTGTCTTCGAGCGTGATTCCTTCCTGGCTTCCCTGACGGAAGCAGAACGTGAAATGCGCCTGCAAACGCGGGGCTGA
- the sspB gene encoding ClpXP protease specificity-enhancing factor, translating into MEMSQLTARRPYLLRAFYDWLLDNQLTPHLVVDINLPGVMVPLEYAKDGQIVLNIAPRAVGNLELGNDEVTFNARFGGVPRQVTVPLAAVMAIYARENGAGTMFEPEPVYEEAGEYNPDSEQNNTPMSVIDGDRPDHSSVHNDDDNPDDDPPPRGGRPALRVVK; encoded by the coding sequence ATGGAAATGTCACAACTTACCGCTCGTCGTCCGTACTTACTTCGGGCGTTTTACGACTGGCTGCTGGACAACCAGCTTACCCCGCATCTGGTAGTGGATATCAATTTACCCGGCGTGATGGTACCGCTTGAGTATGCGAAAGATGGTCAGATTGTCCTGAACATCGCACCGCGTGCAGTGGGTAACCTTGAGCTGGGTAACGATGAAGTGACGTTCAACGCCCGTTTTGGTGGCGTTCCGCGTCAGGTCACGGTTCCGCTGGCGGCAGTGATGGCTATCTATGCGCGGGAAAATGGCGCAGGCACGATGTTTGAGCCTGAACCCGTCTACGAAGAAGCCGGGGAATATAACCCGGATTCAGAGCAGAACAACACGCCAATGTCTGTGATCGACGGTGACCGCCCCGATCACAGCAGCGTGCACAACGATGATGATAATCCGGATGACGATCCGCCGCCTCGCGGTGGTCGACCGGCGTTACGCGTCGTGAAATAA
- a CDS encoding sulfite reductase subunit alpha, translated as MKIPYIPEDAPFNGDQKSWLAGFLAGLHSRLLVLEDKQQVVSGTSSTATTQLHILFGSQTGNAEALAQSAAKAARAQGLVPVVQGLGEVDIEVFATMRHVLVITSTYGEGEMPDNAQLFWQAISASTAPRLEQMHFAVLAIGDTGYDGFCQAGKFIDMRLEQLGAKRVSDRIDCDIDYEEPSEQWISTSMPQFAASAGSSGTALENLPEAPVIPGSNKQNPYAAALITNSRLSGTNSGKDIRHFEFDLTDSGLKYEAGDALGVIPVNDPALVKLLLAQLNSDYDTPVSGFDRSLGDLLTYQFEISEPSRKLIEWVGQNTTNQELRHVLQHDDKDALGVWLWGKDSLDLLQLELTRSLSIPEFVALLRPLQHRAYSISSSSKAHPHQVHLTIATLRYHSSGRPRSGVCSSYLAERVGRGEKPAIFISPNKAFRVPANGEAPLIMIGPGTGIAPFRAFLQERHAVGATGKNWLFFGDQHQEHDFIYQDELSGWQETGLLTRLDLAFSRDQSKKIYVQNRMLEQGAELFAWLEQGAYFYVCGDASRMAKDVDKALYQVITQFGGMSSERAADYVDQLKKEKRYLRDVY; from the coding sequence ATGAAAATTCCATACATTCCTGAAGACGCGCCATTTAATGGCGACCAGAAATCCTGGCTGGCGGGGTTTCTCGCCGGGCTACATTCACGCCTGCTGGTACTGGAAGACAAGCAGCAGGTTGTCAGCGGCACCAGTTCTACGGCTACCACACAACTGCATATTCTGTTTGGATCCCAGACGGGTAATGCTGAAGCCTTAGCGCAGAGCGCGGCGAAAGCCGCCCGCGCTCAGGGCCTGGTGCCTGTGGTTCAGGGCCTGGGTGAAGTGGATATCGAAGTGTTCGCCACTATGCGTCACGTTCTGGTGATCACTTCCACCTATGGCGAAGGCGAAATGCCTGACAATGCGCAACTTTTCTGGCAGGCGATTTCTGCCAGTACCGCACCACGCCTGGAGCAAATGCACTTCGCCGTACTGGCTATCGGTGACACCGGCTATGACGGTTTCTGTCAGGCGGGTAAATTTATCGATATGCGTCTTGAGCAGTTGGGCGCCAAACGCGTCAGCGATCGTATCGACTGTGATATCGATTATGAAGAGCCGTCTGAACAGTGGATTTCAACCTCAATGCCACAGTTTGCTGCCAGTGCCGGCAGCAGCGGTACCGCTCTGGAAAACCTGCCAGAAGCGCCGGTTATACCGGGCAGTAACAAACAGAACCCTTATGCCGCCGCGCTGATCACCAACAGTCGCCTGTCAGGAACAAATTCCGGCAAGGATATCCGCCACTTTGAATTTGATCTTACCGACAGCGGCCTGAAGTACGAAGCAGGTGATGCTTTGGGGGTGATCCCGGTAAACGATCCGGCGCTGGTGAAACTGTTGCTTGCTCAGCTGAATTCAGACTATGACACCCCGGTTTCCGGTTTTGACCGCAGCCTCGGCGATCTGCTGACTTATCAGTTCGAGATCTCTGAACCTTCCCGTAAGCTGATCGAGTGGGTAGGCCAGAACACCACCAACCAGGAGTTGCGTCACGTACTGCAACACGACGATAAAGACGCGCTGGGTGTCTGGCTTTGGGGCAAAGATTCGCTGGACCTGCTGCAGCTTGAGCTGACCCGCTCGCTGAGCATTCCTGAGTTCGTTGCACTGCTGCGGCCTTTACAGCATCGTGCCTACTCAATCTCGTCCAGTTCTAAAGCGCATCCGCACCAGGTGCATCTGACTATCGCTACGCTGCGTTATCACAGCTCTGGCCGTCCACGCAGCGGCGTATGCTCCTCGTATCTGGCTGAACGCGTTGGACGTGGTGAAAAGCCGGCCATCTTTATCTCCCCGAACAAAGCTTTCCGCGTTCCGGCAAATGGCGAAGCTCCGCTGATCATGATCGGTCCGGGTACCGGCATTGCGCCGTTCCGTGCCTTCCTGCAGGAGCGTCATGCTGTTGGGGCGACGGGCAAAAACTGGCTGTTCTTCGGCGATCAGCATCAGGAACATGACTTCATCTATCAGGATGAGCTGTCAGGCTGGCAGGAAACTGGCCTGCTGACTCGTCTGGATCTTGCATTCTCGCGCGATCAGTCGAAGAAGATTTATGTGCAAAACCGGATGCTTGAGCAGGGTGCAGAGCTGTTTGCATGGCTGGAGCAAGGCGCTTATTTCTACGTTTGCGGCGATGCATCACGTATGGCTAAAGACGTTGATAAGGCGCTGTATCAGGTGATTACTCAGTTCGGTGGGATGTCATCAGAGCGTGCAGCGGATTATGTCGACCAGCTCAAAAAAGAGAAGCGCTACCTGCGCGACGTCTATTAA
- a CDS encoding glutamate synthase-related protein yields MSNTNPFPYGLYDPTQDSDSCGVGFITRKDGEQTHEILQMAHSALCTVPHRGGMSAEGVGDGAGVNVDISLHFFRKITGQPLNAGRFGVGNFFVPKDVELRANAERLVEETLAAGGLPVLLKRDLPLDGSVLRPAALSFQLPIVQWVFAAPLDVVDQNDFEKRIHRALLDIEARAFTESQFGGLYPLSLSSRTQVLKARLNSNEVIPYFKDLTDPDHQVRGLFFHTRFSTNTDPHTTMAQPFRLMAHNGELNTDRKNRIAESALALARGKKIVRPKGQSDSSRLDQSIQSRLMEDNLDLINAVVSMMPPAWENDPSLSPEVRAMLEYFSLYEEKNDGPAALIFGNGEVIGARLDRLGLRPLRSVETADYIGAMSEAGQIAFPPESVLRRGRIEAGGMLYYDHSEKRSYTTLEALEKLAAEKDYPALLEQSRVTLDALPLIPAEQQGSPLRYSGDLKTYQRFVAYYYNQESFKFMMDPMLSTGAEKISAMGYGNAINGLSDHEGGMAHYFSQRFAQVTNPPLDSIREIDGMTLRVALGAKPHLGRSKGRQIIVPTPILTHLDMLQLREQDVAPYARFDMLYTPITGTEPQNRLDNADALEKAIDDLAQQVVDFAREQGGIAVLTDRHISSTRAGIPMLLVVSAINQRLVQEGLRLDVSLVVESGQSISSHHIAATLGFGASAIYPLGVQMRAEEKYGEGVEGNKAFKRYAKAAEKALMKTMGKVGLCTVESYSCGEFFEPNFLDTEDRVLKKYFPNIKTPVGGAGFATIAQMAVDWHQSALKIQGESEVPLLGLFKERAEGAGHSYGTIAVRTFIDMTEQPIRFADKPRDEDQFIRLLTLAKLDNAFSIKPDSFADTSFERISSEVIDNFTITADYREFTSLMHQERKRRPAALRDILAFPADLTHVDSQAEFARKLGRYSLVNNGFATRGLVCEAAEGREGYFTLRLTDSIVGLKPESERLAALFSALKARFNDEIGESEIVAGGLQLAATGKAADYLSRIFTSAPSLPLNEIQPASEITRTFASGAMSHGALVAPAHEAVAHGTNMVGGMSNCGEGGEHYSRHGTIRASRIKQLASGRFGVWAAYLADPMLEELEIKIGQGAKPGEGGQLPAAKVTVEIAAARGGTPGVELVSPPPHHDTYSIEDLAQLIHDCKAARVRVIVKLVSSEGIGTIAVGVAKAGADVINVAGNTGGTGAASVTSLKYTGRVAEIGIAEVHQALCANGLREKVLLRCSGAQQTGSDVVKAALLGGDSFEFGTTALMMLKCVMAKNCNVKCPAGLTTNAEAFDGDPRQLAQYFINVAHEVREILARLGLRSLREARGRSDMLHLMDHPLEVGKLDFRAMLTVVPELKIAHPVYLEKDFELDSGWIEQLNLELVDQNKTTLEFGAGMILNNRNKSVGGQLAIDIERLLNHKLDTERLNKISAVMLDDRGRRYLAPATVNLSTSGSAGQSFGVFCNDGMKLQHYGTCNDGVGKGQCGGEIVVMSPGGGSQDAEGNVLIGNFALFGATGGRLFVQGQAGDRFAVRNSGATAVVEGVGDFCCEYMTNGAILNLGTYGTGFGNGMSGGFAYQYDPYGTLAGSAAGDSVLFGSIADDNEMAKVHKEAVLTMLNWHLEATNSPRAAWLLEHWETECHHFVYVMPRSLLLYQDSAEILKAKTRKDLLEELSTALASHQVAKFKAAWRTKNIIANGAVPEYGATDTQEMFVLLNNYTVLSFAQQLAISRLPKGTSVEDAAVEKAVRNLLMTEDFSLISKLQRHARSAIENYSDDELACLIAAKRMADYKAALTQRNIRSMDSLATYGWIIYQDARNREVLGGLPDFEELFARAALPEIAAAVGKLS; encoded by the coding sequence ATGTCCAACACAAACCCTTTTCCCTACGGCTTGTACGATCCAACGCAAGACAGTGACAGCTGTGGCGTAGGCTTTATTACGCGTAAGGATGGCGAACAAACTCATGAGATACTGCAGATGGCACACAGTGCCCTGTGCACCGTGCCTCATCGTGGGGGTATGTCGGCGGAAGGCGTCGGTGACGGCGCTGGCGTTAACGTGGACATCTCGCTGCACTTCTTCCGTAAAATTACCGGCCAGCCGCTGAATGCAGGACGTTTCGGTGTGGGTAACTTCTTTGTGCCTAAAGATGTTGAACTGCGCGCGAATGCCGAGCGTCTGGTAGAAGAGACCCTGGCCGCCGGTGGCCTGCCAGTATTGCTGAAACGCGATCTGCCACTGGATGGCAGCGTGCTGCGTCCTGCCGCCCTCTCTTTCCAGTTGCCTATCGTACAGTGGGTGTTTGCTGCCCCGCTGGATGTGGTTGATCAAAACGACTTTGAAAAACGCATTCACCGCGCCCTGCTGGATATTGAAGCGCGTGCCTTTACTGAAAGCCAGTTTGGTGGACTTTACCCGCTCTCGCTCTCTTCACGCACCCAGGTTCTGAAAGCCCGCCTGAACTCTAATGAAGTGATCCCTTACTTCAAAGATCTTACCGATCCGGATCATCAGGTGCGCGGGCTGTTCTTCCATACCCGCTTCTCCACAAATACCGATCCGCACACCACTATGGCGCAGCCTTTCCGGCTGATGGCGCACAATGGCGAGCTGAACACTGACCGTAAAAACCGCATTGCCGAGTCCGCTCTGGCGCTGGCACGTGGCAAAAAAATCGTTCGCCCTAAAGGGCAGTCTGACAGCTCGCGCCTGGATCAAAGTATTCAAAGCCGCCTGATGGAAGATAATCTCGATCTGATCAACGCCGTGGTTTCGATGATGCCGCCGGCATGGGAAAACGATCCTTCACTTTCTCCTGAAGTCCGCGCGATGCTGGAATACTTCTCTTTATATGAAGAGAAGAACGATGGTCCGGCCGCGCTGATCTTTGGTAATGGCGAAGTTATCGGCGCACGCCTTGACCGTCTGGGCCTGCGTCCCCTGCGTTCTGTTGAGACAGCTGACTATATCGGTGCCATGTCAGAAGCGGGACAGATCGCTTTCCCACCGGAAAGCGTGTTACGCCGTGGCCGCATCGAGGCTGGTGGCATGCTCTATTACGATCACAGCGAAAAACGCAGCTATACCACGCTCGAAGCACTGGAAAAACTGGCTGCCGAAAAAGATTATCCGGCATTGCTGGAACAATCCCGCGTGACGCTGGATGCGCTGCCGTTAATTCCTGCAGAGCAACAAGGTTCACCGCTACGTTACAGCGGCGATCTGAAAACTTATCAGCGTTTTGTTGCCTACTATTACAACCAGGAAAGCTTCAAATTCATGATGGATCCGATGTTGTCCACCGGCGCAGAGAAGATCTCTGCAATGGGCTATGGCAACGCGATCAACGGCTTATCCGATCATGAAGGCGGTATGGCGCACTATTTCTCACAGCGCTTTGCTCAGGTGACTAACCCGCCTTTAGACTCCATCCGTGAAATCGACGGCATGACGTTGCGCGTCGCCCTGGGTGCCAAACCGCATCTGGGACGCAGTAAAGGGCGCCAGATCATCGTGCCTACGCCAATCCTGACCCATCTGGATATGCTCCAGCTGCGTGAACAGGATGTGGCGCCGTACGCTCGTTTTGACATGCTCTATACCCCGATTACCGGCACCGAGCCACAAAACCGACTCGATAATGCTGATGCGCTGGAAAAAGCCATCGACGATCTGGCTCAGCAGGTCGTGGATTTTGCCCGTGAACAGGGCGGAATTGCGGTGCTTACCGACCGCCATATCTCCTCTACCCGCGCGGGTATTCCAATGCTGCTGGTGGTTTCTGCCATCAACCAGCGTCTGGTGCAGGAAGGCTTGCGTCTGGATGTCTCGCTGGTGGTTGAAAGCGGGCAGAGCATCTCCTCACACCACATCGCAGCGACCCTTGGATTTGGCGCTTCCGCGATCTATCCGCTTGGCGTGCAGATGCGTGCTGAAGAGAAATACGGTGAAGGCGTCGAAGGCAACAAAGCCTTTAAGCGCTATGCCAAAGCGGCTGAAAAAGCGCTGATGAAAACCATGGGCAAAGTGGGCCTGTGTACCGTTGAAAGCTACAGCTGCGGTGAGTTCTTTGAACCGAACTTCCTCGATACTGAAGATCGCGTGCTGAAGAAATATTTCCCGAATATCAAAACGCCAGTGGGCGGCGCAGGCTTTGCCACCATTGCTCAGATGGCCGTTGACTGGCACCAGAGCGCACTGAAAATTCAGGGCGAATCCGAAGTGCCTTTGCTGGGTCTGTTTAAAGAGCGTGCTGAAGGCGCGGGCCACTCTTACGGCACCATTGCCGTGCGTACCTTTATTGATATGACTGAGCAGCCGATCCGTTTTGCTGATAAGCCGCGCGATGAAGATCAGTTCATTCGTCTGCTGACGCTGGCAAAACTGGATAACGCTTTCAGCATCAAGCCGGACTCTTTTGCTGACACCAGCTTTGAGCGTATCTCCAGTGAGGTGATTGATAATTTCACTATCACCGCGGATTACCGTGAGTTCACCAGCCTGATGCATCAGGAGCGTAAACGTCGTCCTGCGGCGCTGCGTGATATCCTGGCCTTCCCTGCCGATCTGACCCACGTGGACAGCCAGGCAGAGTTTGCCCGTAAGCTGGGACGTTACTCACTGGTCAACAATGGCTTTGCCACTCGCGGCCTGGTTTGTGAAGCAGCAGAAGGCCGTGAGGGTTACTTTACCCTGCGCCTCACTGACAGCATCGTTGGGCTGAAACCGGAAAGCGAACGTCTTGCGGCCCTGTTCAGCGCGCTTAAGGCCCGTTTCAACGATGAGATTGGCGAGAGTGAAATTGTGGCCGGTGGCCTGCAACTGGCCGCAACGGGCAAAGCTGCTGACTATCTGTCACGCATCTTCACCTCTGCTCCTTCTCTGCCTTTGAACGAGATTCAGCCAGCGAGCGAAATTACCCGTACCTTTGCTTCTGGTGCGATGAGTCACGGCGCACTGGTTGCGCCGGCTCACGAAGCGGTAGCTCACGGCACCAATATGGTTGGCGGCATGAGCAACTGTGGTGAAGGCGGTGAGCACTATTCCCGTCACGGCACCATCCGTGCGTCACGCATTAAACAGCTGGCTTCCGGGCGTTTTGGCGTCTGGGCTGCTTACCTTGCCGATCCGATGCTAGAAGAGCTGGAAATCAAGATTGGCCAGGGTGCAAAACCTGGCGAAGGCGGTCAGTTGCCTGCGGCCAAAGTGACGGTAGAAATTGCGGCTGCGCGTGGCGGCACGCCTGGCGTGGAGCTGGTTTCCCCTCCTCCGCACCACGATACCTATTCGATCGAAGATTTGGCGCAGCTGATCCATGACTGCAAAGCGGCTCGCGTGCGGGTTATCGTTAAGCTGGTTTCCTCAGAAGGCATCGGCACCATCGCGGTCGGCGTTGCCAAAGCCGGTGCCGATGTGATTAACGTCGCCGGTAACACCGGCGGTACAGGTGCAGCCTCGGTAACCAGCCTGAAATATACTGGCCGTGTGGCGGAGATTGGCATTGCCGAAGTCCATCAGGCGCTGTGTGCCAATGGCCTGCGTGAAAAAGTGCTTTTACGCTGCTCGGGCGCTCAACAGACCGGTAGCGACGTGGTGAAAGCGGCACTGCTGGGTGGAGACAGCTTCGAATTCGGTACTACCGCGCTGATGATGCTGAAGTGCGTGATGGCGAAAAACTGTAACGTGAAATGCCCGGCGGGTCTGACCACCAATGCCGAAGCCTTTGATGGGGATCCACGCCAGCTTGCGCAGTACTTTATCAACGTGGCACATGAAGTCCGTGAGATCCTGGCTCGTCTCGGCCTGCGTTCCCTGCGTGAAGCACGCGGTCGCTCTGACATGCTGCATCTGATGGATCACCCGCTGGAAGTCGGCAAACTTGATTTCCGTGCGATGCTGACCGTGGTGCCGGAACTGAAAATCGCGCATCCGGTTTATCTGGAAAAAGATTTCGAACTGGACAGCGGCTGGATCGAACAGCTGAACCTTGAGCTGGTTGATCAGAATAAAACTACGCTGGAATTTGGCGCAGGCATGATCCTGAACAACCGTAACAAAAGCGTTGGGGGCCAGCTGGCTATCGATATCGAACGTCTGCTGAACCACAAGCTGGATACAGAACGTTTGAACAAAATTTCAGCGGTCATGCTGGACGACCGTGGACGTCGCTATCTGGCGCCTGCTACGGTGAACCTCTCAACCTCAGGCTCTGCCGGTCAGTCATTTGGCGTGTTCTGTAATGACGGCATGAAATTGCAGCACTACGGCACCTGTAATGATGGCGTGGGTAAAGGCCAGTGCGGTGGCGAAATTGTGGTGATGTCGCCTGGCGGCGGCTCTCAGGATGCTGAAGGCAACGTGCTGATCGGTAACTTCGCACTCTTTGGTGCTACCGGTGGCCGTCTGTTTGTTCAGGGCCAGGCCGGTGACCGTTTCGCTGTCCGTAACTCCGGTGCCACTGCGGTGGTGGAAGGCGTCGGTGATTTCTGCTGCGAATATATGACCAACGGCGCCATCCTGAACCTGGGGACATACGGCACCGGTTTTGGTAACGGCATGAGTGGCGGTTTCGCCTACCAGTACGATCCCTATGGGACGCTGGCAGGATCGGCCGCCGGTGATTCGGTGCTGTTTGGATCGATCGCTGACGACAACGAGATGGCGAAAGTGCACAAAGAAGCGGTGCTGACGATGCTGAACTGGCATCTGGAAGCGACCAACTCTCCTCGCGCCGCCTGGTTGCTTGAGCACTGGGAAACAGAGTGTCATCACTTTGTTTACGTGATGCCACGTTCACTGCTGCTTTACCAGGACAGTGCAGAAATCCTTAAGGCGAAAACCCGTAAGGATCTGCTGGAAGAACTCTCTACCGCGCTGGCCAGCCATCAGGTAGCGAAATTCAAAGCAGCCTGGCGCACGAAAAACATTATCGCCAATGGCGCAGTACCTGAATACGGTGCAACTGACACACAAGAAATGTTTGTGCTGCTCAATAACTACACCGTTCTCAGCTTTGCTCAACAACTGGCGATCTCCCGGTTACCTAAAGGGACGTCGGTAGAGGATGCAGCGGTCGAGAAAGCCGTGCGTAATCTGTTGATGACGGAAGACTTCTCACTGATCAGTAAGCTGCAACGGCATGCCCGTTCGGCGATTGAAAACTACAGTGATGACGAGCTGGCCTGCCTGATTGCAGCAAAACGTATGGCGGATTACAAAGCTGCTCTGACACAACGCAACATCCGCTCGATGGACAGCCTGGCAACCTATGGCTGGATCATTTACCAGGATGCGCGAAACAGAGAAGTGCTGGGCGGACTCCCTGATTTTGAAGAGCTGTTTGCCCGTGCTGCACTGCCAGAAATCGCTGCTGCCGTCGGGAAATTATCCTGA